From one Suicoccus acidiformans genomic stretch:
- a CDS encoding SDR family NAD(P)-dependent oxidoreductase gives MQLKDKVAIITGAGSGFGKATSELFAEEGAKVVVVDYNLESAEKTVKEIQDAGGEAIAVQGDVSQVEDVQNFIQKAIDTYGQIDVLFNNAGIYAPGNAEEVSLEDFNKSIEVNVNGVFYASKFAIPYLKKTKGCIISTASAGGIIGFPGAVAYGTTKGAVISMMKAIAVDYAIDGVRANAICPGTGVTGMTSALLEDDAIREGFLAPIPMKRLGQPDDIAKAALFLASDQASYITGHALPVDGGWTMS, from the coding sequence ATGCAACTCAAGGACAAAGTCGCAATTATTACAGGGGCAGGCTCAGGTTTTGGCAAGGCTACGAGTGAGCTGTTTGCTGAAGAAGGGGCCAAAGTTGTTGTCGTTGATTATAATCTCGAATCAGCAGAAAAGACCGTAAAAGAAATTCAAGATGCCGGTGGCGAAGCTATTGCTGTTCAAGGCGATGTCAGTCAAGTTGAAGATGTCCAGAACTTTATCCAGAAGGCTATTGATACCTATGGGCAAATTGATGTTTTGTTTAATAATGCTGGAATTTACGCTCCAGGCAATGCCGAAGAGGTAAGCCTAGAAGACTTTAATAAGTCGATTGAAGTCAATGTTAACGGGGTCTTCTATGCTTCTAAATTCGCCATACCTTATTTGAAGAAGACGAAAGGTTGCATTATTTCCACAGCTTCAGCCGGTGGTATTATTGGTTTTCCGGGTGCGGTCGCCTATGGAACAACTAAAGGGGCCGTTATCTCTATGATGAAGGCCATTGCCGTTGATTACGCCATAGACGGGGTACGAGCGAACGCAATCTGCCCAGGGACAGGTGTCACAGGAATGACGTCTGCTTTATTAGAAGACGATGCCATTCGCGAAGGCTTCCTGGCACCTATCCCAATGAAACGCCTAGGCCAACCCGATGACATCGCCAAGGCAGCCCTATTCCTCGCCAGTGATCAAGCAAGCTACATTACAGGCCATGCCCTACCAGTAGACGGTGGTTGGACCATGTCCTAA
- a CDS encoding type II toxin-antitoxin system PemK/MazF family toxin, with translation MSYIPEKGDIVWLDFDPAAGKEIQKCRPALVISHIAFNRTTYFAVVCPITTTFRKFPTHVPLPKQLNTAGYVVVSQLKSIDFKVRNIAFIEKVPTFYLKQIDQLVEYIFSKD, from the coding sequence ATGAGTTATATTCCAGAGAAAGGTGATATCGTATGGCTTGACTTCGACCCTGCTGCGGGTAAGGAAATCCAAAAGTGTAGACCAGCCTTAGTAATCTCACACATTGCTTTCAATCGCACAACCTATTTCGCAGTCGTCTGTCCCATTACCACTACATTTCGAAAGTTCCCCACACATGTCCCCCTACCGAAACAGCTGAATACGGCAGGCTATGTGGTTGTGTCCCAACTTAAGTCGATTGATTTCAAAGTAAGAAATATCGCCTTTATCGAAAAAGTTCCAACCTTCTACTTGAAGCAAATTGACCAGTTAGTTGAATATATTTTTAGTAAGGATTGA
- a CDS encoding heavy metal translocating P-type ATPase, which translates to MQKLIFRNKNTIMWMQAVLIIIALVSHYALHQHPIAQVTFLIAGILGLLPLTTQAISALQVKVVSIDVLVAIAAIGALFIQNYEESAIVTFLFLFGSWLEGRTLNYTRASIKELTDMAPEQAWVQQDDGSFQQEVVDLVDEGDIILVKTGGKVPVDGRIIQGSGLLNEASITGESLPVNKHSGEQVFAGTILENGTLHLEATAVGEDTTFGRIIELVEEAQDSRSAAEKFIDRFAKWYTPVVLMLGLVIGVITRNAELAITILVLGCPGALVIGVPVSNVAGIGNGAKNGILLKGSEVIQDFASVDTIIFDKTGTLTVGNPEVADERHYAGFTDQAMTYVAAVEASSNHPLAQAIVKHLNITNLPSVDQTDVIKGGGIVSQVAGHTLAIGNLYLMENLDYAISTEVEEDVMAFQERGNSIVLIAVDGIIIALMGIRDQIRPDVKAQLAQMKQLGVQNLVVASGDNQGTVDLVARELGLTEAKGHMLPEDKADYVKALQAQGQIVAFVGDGVNDAPSLALADIGIAMGSGTDVAIETSDVVLVNSDFDHLNHALGLTKATDRNMKQNIFIAVGVVILLLAMLFFTNWMDMAIGMLIHEGSILVVIMNAIRLLSFKLRRT; encoded by the coding sequence ATGCAGAAACTTATATTCCGAAATAAAAACACAATAATGTGGATGCAAGCAGTCCTTATTATCATCGCCCTTGTCAGTCACTACGCCCTACACCAACACCCTATCGCTCAAGTCACTTTTCTTATTGCAGGTATTCTTGGGCTTCTGCCCTTAACGACGCAAGCAATATCGGCACTTCAAGTTAAAGTGGTCTCGATTGATGTGCTCGTCGCCATTGCCGCCATTGGCGCTCTCTTCATTCAGAACTATGAAGAATCCGCCATCGTCACTTTCTTATTCTTATTCGGTTCCTGGCTTGAAGGCAGAACACTCAACTATACGCGCGCTTCCATTAAAGAGTTAACCGATATGGCACCTGAGCAGGCTTGGGTCCAACAGGACGATGGGTCATTCCAGCAAGAAGTGGTCGACTTGGTGGATGAAGGCGATATTATTCTCGTCAAGACCGGCGGGAAAGTCCCCGTAGACGGCCGGATTATTCAAGGAAGTGGACTGCTCAACGAAGCATCGATTACGGGCGAATCCCTCCCGGTGAATAAGCATTCTGGTGAGCAAGTCTTTGCTGGAACGATTTTAGAGAATGGAACCCTTCACCTGGAAGCAACTGCAGTGGGTGAGGATACAACCTTTGGCCGCATCATTGAGCTCGTTGAAGAAGCGCAAGACTCAAGGTCCGCAGCCGAGAAATTCATCGACCGCTTTGCCAAGTGGTACACACCTGTTGTCCTAATGCTAGGCTTAGTCATCGGTGTCATCACGCGTAACGCTGAATTAGCTATTACCATCCTAGTCCTCGGTTGTCCCGGGGCGCTGGTGATTGGCGTGCCGGTTTCAAACGTTGCAGGGATTGGCAATGGCGCGAAGAATGGTATTTTGCTAAAGGGGTCTGAAGTCATTCAAGACTTTGCGAGCGTTGATACCATTATCTTTGACAAGACAGGCACGCTAACGGTCGGCAATCCTGAGGTGGCAGACGAAAGACATTATGCCGGCTTTACCGACCAGGCGATGACTTATGTCGCTGCCGTTGAAGCGTCGTCAAATCACCCCCTGGCCCAGGCCATTGTTAAGCATCTGAACATCACGAATCTGCCATCGGTGGACCAAACCGACGTCATCAAAGGAGGTGGGATTGTCAGTCAAGTCGCCGGCCATACCCTTGCGATCGGGAACTTATATTTAATGGAAAACTTAGATTATGCCATTTCCACCGAAGTGGAAGAGGATGTAATGGCTTTCCAAGAACGCGGTAATTCCATTGTCTTAATCGCTGTTGATGGCATAATTATTGCCTTAATGGGCATCCGCGACCAAATTCGCCCAGATGTGAAGGCGCAACTTGCTCAAATGAAACAGCTAGGCGTCCAAAACTTAGTCGTCGCTTCAGGTGATAATCAAGGAACGGTTGATTTAGTAGCGCGTGAATTAGGTTTGACGGAGGCCAAGGGACATATGCTCCCGGAAGATAAGGCCGATTATGTTAAAGCACTTCAAGCCCAAGGACAAATTGTAGCCTTTGTCGGCGATGGGGTTAATGATGCACCTTCCCTTGCACTGGCAGATATTGGTATCGCGATGGGGTCGGGAACCGACGTTGCCATCGAAACCTCGGATGTTGTCCTTGTCAATTCTGACTTTGACCACTTGAATCACGCCCTCGGCTTAACCAAAGCCACCGATCGCAATATGAAACAGAATATCTTTATCGCTGTCGGCGTTGTTATTCTTCTACTTGCGATGTTGTTCTTCACCAATTGGATGGATATGGCCATTGGCATGTTAATTCATGAAGGTTCTATTCTCGTCGTGATTATGAACGCTATACGCCTATTATCTTTTAAATTACGCCGAACTTGA
- a CDS encoding ABC transporter substrate-binding protein, translating to MKTEWLKKAVLGLMAGSLLLVGGAGSVHAQDEIVIGGNLELTGNASAYGAPAAQALEMLVEEVNAAGGILGGKQLKAEIIDNQSDLTESASIATRLADSEAVGIIGPTATGVTKAAIPVTNRAGVANIFAASTGDGLTLDESGSVLEYIFRVCFEDSYQGLAAGTYASKELGFKKAYIITDQALEYSMALADAFTETFTRNGGEIVGTQAYQSGDTDFSAILSGLLGQDLDLIYIPGYYTETGLIIKQARELGITAPIMGGDGYHSETLMELAGKENATDIYFTTHFSLEDEDPKVQTFIQNFEAKFGNKPDTFSALGYDAGSLLVDAIERAGSTDRDAIQKALAETKDFAGITGTFSIDEQHNPTKPTLMLKLEQGEVADIQEASAE from the coding sequence ATGAAGACAGAATGGTTAAAGAAAGCGGTTCTAGGTTTGATGGCAGGGAGCTTGTTATTGGTTGGGGGAGCGGGCAGTGTTCATGCGCAAGACGAGATTGTAATTGGTGGGAACTTGGAGTTAACCGGGAATGCGTCGGCTTATGGAGCCCCTGCAGCTCAGGCTTTAGAAATGTTGGTGGAGGAAGTGAATGCAGCAGGTGGTATTCTTGGTGGGAAGCAGTTGAAAGCTGAGATTATTGATAATCAATCCGATTTAACGGAGTCAGCGTCGATTGCTACCCGCTTAGCTGATAGCGAAGCGGTAGGGATTATTGGGCCGACTGCAACGGGTGTGACGAAGGCGGCAATTCCTGTAACCAATCGGGCTGGTGTGGCGAATATTTTTGCTGCGTCAACTGGGGACGGATTGACTTTGGATGAGTCGGGGTCTGTCTTAGAGTATATTTTCCGTGTTTGTTTCGAGGATTCCTACCAGGGGCTTGCAGCGGGTACGTATGCAAGTAAGGAATTAGGATTTAAGAAGGCGTATATCATTACCGACCAAGCTTTGGAATATTCGATGGCACTCGCCGATGCCTTTACCGAAACATTTACCCGTAATGGGGGCGAGATTGTTGGCACGCAAGCTTATCAATCGGGAGATACAGATTTTTCGGCTATTTTGAGTGGGTTGTTGGGGCAAGATTTAGATTTAATTTATATTCCAGGCTACTATACGGAAACGGGCTTAATTATCAAGCAGGCGCGTGAATTGGGGATTACAGCGCCTATTATGGGTGGAGATGGTTACCATAGCGAAACGTTGATGGAATTAGCCGGCAAAGAGAATGCGACGGATATTTATTTTACAACGCACTTTTCATTGGAAGATGAGGATCCAAAAGTTCAGACTTTCATTCAGAATTTCGAAGCGAAATTTGGCAATAAACCGGATACATTCTCTGCTTTAGGTTACGATGCAGGCAGTTTGCTTGTTGATGCCATTGAACGAGCAGGCTCAACCGACCGAGATGCCATCCAAAAAGCGCTCGCAGAAACCAAGGATTTTGCAGGAATTACCGGGACGTTCTCCATTGACGAGCAACATAATCCAACGAAGCCAACCCTTATGCTGAAACTGGAACAAGGGGAAGTCGCCGATATTCAAGAGGCATCTGCGGAATAG
- a CDS encoding heavy-metal-associated domain-containing protein, which produces MKKAVLQLETLTCPSCLQKIEAGVKGVEGVDAESIQVLFNASKVKVNFDANQTSIEAIEAAIEQLGYEVLKSNVKAA; this is translated from the coding sequence ATGAAGAAAGCAGTATTACAATTAGAAACGTTAACGTGCCCGTCATGTCTACAGAAAATCGAAGCCGGTGTCAAAGGGGTCGAAGGCGTAGACGCAGAGAGCATCCAAGTGCTCTTTAATGCGAGCAAGGTGAAAGTTAACTTTGACGCTAACCAAACATCAATTGAAGCAATTGAAGCAGCCATTGAACAGTTAGGCTATGAAGTTCTAAAGTCTAATGTAAAAGCCGCTTAA
- a CDS encoding D-serine ammonia-lyase, translating to MGNTVAGKTIDQWIESKPVLENVSEGEKVFWLNDGQLPYAQAREQVSAEPERVKDASDRLKRFAPFIELVYPETKANNGLIESPITHIPHMTQAIEEASGQELSGTLYLKRDDSLPVAGSVKARGAVHEVLKFAEEKALEAGLLSGYDDDYRKFASDAFQDYMSQFKVQVGSTGNLAIATGVMSAALGFNATVHMSSDAKQWKKDYLRDHGNTVKEYDTDFTEAVAQGRKESDADPKSHFVDDEHSMDLFYGYAVAGERVAKQLAEMDIKVDSEHPLFVYIPCGVGGAPGGITYGFKEQFGDDVHVFFVEPTQIPAMALSLITEQYGQVSVTDFALSGQTGMDGLAVGTASRGVAEIMAKIVSGIYTVTDQDAYNYLSKLIDTEDIAIEPSSTPGMYGPQLLLHSAEGKAYLERHKLTDHMHNATHLAWATGGSMVPEEDMKAFYDLGC from the coding sequence ATGGGAAACACAGTAGCCGGCAAAACAATTGACCAATGGATTGAGTCTAAGCCTGTTCTGGAGAATGTGAGTGAGGGTGAGAAGGTGTTCTGGTTGAATGATGGCCAATTGCCTTATGCCCAGGCCAGGGAACAGGTGAGTGCCGAGCCAGAGCGGGTTAAAGATGCGTCTGATCGATTGAAGCGATTCGCTCCATTTATCGAATTGGTGTATCCTGAGACGAAAGCAAATAATGGCCTTATTGAATCCCCAATAACGCATATTCCGCATATGACCCAAGCAATTGAAGAAGCGAGTGGCCAAGAGCTTTCGGGGACGCTCTATTTGAAGCGAGACGATTCCTTGCCGGTAGCTGGGTCAGTCAAGGCTCGAGGAGCTGTTCATGAAGTGTTGAAATTTGCAGAAGAAAAGGCATTGGAAGCAGGTTTATTATCTGGCTACGATGATGATTATCGGAAATTTGCTAGCGATGCATTTCAAGATTATATGAGTCAATTTAAAGTCCAAGTAGGGTCTACGGGTAATTTGGCTATTGCGACCGGTGTGATGAGTGCAGCCCTAGGCTTTAATGCGACCGTTCATATGTCATCTGATGCAAAGCAATGGAAGAAAGATTATCTTCGCGACCACGGGAATACCGTTAAAGAATACGATACCGATTTTACCGAGGCTGTGGCCCAAGGGCGTAAAGAGTCGGATGCTGACCCGAAATCTCACTTTGTAGATGATGAGCATTCGATGGACTTATTTTACGGCTATGCGGTGGCTGGTGAACGTGTCGCAAAGCAATTAGCCGAGATGGATATTAAGGTAGATAGCGAGCATCCGTTATTTGTGTACATTCCTTGTGGGGTGGGTGGTGCCCCAGGTGGCATAACTTATGGATTTAAGGAGCAATTCGGGGACGATGTGCATGTCTTCTTCGTAGAGCCTACCCAAATTCCCGCGATGGCACTGAGCTTAATAACTGAGCAATACGGCCAAGTTTCAGTCACAGATTTCGCCTTGAGTGGTCAAACAGGCATGGATGGACTTGCGGTTGGAACAGCTTCTAGAGGTGTGGCAGAAATTATGGCCAAGATTGTCAGTGGTATTTATACCGTTACCGATCAAGATGCCTATAATTACCTGAGCAAATTAATCGATACGGAAGATATTGCGATTGAACCGTCTTCTACTCCAGGAATGTACGGACCCCAACTCTTGCTTCATTCAGCGGAAGGGAAAGCTTACCTTGAGCGCCATAAACTTACAGACCATATGCACAATGCGACCCACTTAGCTTGGGCGACGGGTGGCAGTATGGTACCGGAAGAGGATATGAAGGCCTTCTATGACTTAGGGTGCTGA
- the mazE gene encoding type II toxin-antitoxin system PemI/MazE family antitoxin: MYTTRTRKQGNSIVVTLPASEEYPIASQKEYFVFYHEDGTVTLVPKIDNPFLIAEEGAYYDSEVWEDMPRAGEELL; encoded by the coding sequence ATGTATACAACTAGAACACGAAAGCAAGGTAATTCAATCGTCGTGACCCTACCGGCGAGTGAGGAGTACCCTATCGCAAGCCAGAAAGAATACTTTGTCTTCTATCATGAAGATGGAACGGTTACGCTTGTCCCTAAGATTGATAATCCTTTCTTAATTGCTGAAGAAGGCGCATATTATGATAGTGAAGTCTGGGAGGATATGCCAAGAGCTGGGGAAGAACTACTATGA
- a CDS encoding ZIP family metal transporter: MAWFVDLNPIIQALIAGLFTWGVTILGSSLVFFVNEVNDKLLAVMNGFAAGVMIAASFWSLLAPSIDYAQALGYGRGSFIPAAVGFLLGGVVLRLVDRLIPHMHVASNQPEGPDSHWSKTLLLFIAITIHNIPEGLSIGVAFGAAAIASAEGATLAGAVALALGIGLQNFPEGSALSLPIRAGGEDKWRAFHIGQLSAIVEPVAAVLGAWLVLQVTSVLPYALSFAAGAMFFVCIEELIPDSQKSQHSELGTMAFMLGFVVMMTLDVALG; this comes from the coding sequence ATGGCTTGGTTTGTGGATTTGAATCCGATTATACAGGCATTAATAGCCGGCTTGTTTACTTGGGGAGTTACAATTTTAGGTTCATCCTTGGTGTTTTTTGTAAATGAGGTGAATGACAAACTGTTGGCTGTGATGAATGGCTTTGCGGCCGGCGTAATGATTGCCGCGTCTTTCTGGTCGCTCTTGGCACCTTCGATTGACTACGCCCAGGCTTTAGGTTATGGCAGGGGTTCATTTATTCCGGCAGCGGTCGGCTTTTTGCTTGGGGGCGTGGTTTTGCGATTAGTGGACCGACTGATTCCGCATATGCATGTGGCGAGTAATCAGCCGGAAGGCCCCGATAGCCATTGGAGCAAAACATTGCTCTTATTCATCGCAATTACGATTCATAATATTCCCGAAGGTTTATCGATTGGGGTCGCCTTTGGTGCTGCGGCGATTGCTAGTGCCGAAGGGGCTACCTTAGCTGGTGCTGTAGCCTTAGCTTTAGGAATTGGCTTACAGAACTTTCCCGAAGGTTCCGCCTTATCGCTCCCTATTCGAGCTGGAGGCGAGGATAAATGGCGCGCCTTTCATATCGGACAGCTATCCGCCATTGTAGAACCCGTTGCTGCCGTCTTAGGCGCGTGGTTAGTGCTACAAGTAACCAGCGTGTTGCCTTATGCCTTGTCTTTTGCTGCCGGCGCCATGTTCTTTGTCTGTATAGAAGAATTAATCCCCGATTCCCAAAAGAGTCAACACTCCGAACTCGGCACAATGGCTTTTATGCTAGGCTTTGTTGTGATGATGACCCTGGATGTAGCCCTGGGCTAG
- the nrdG gene encoding anaerobic ribonucleoside-triphosphate reductase activating protein → MTRITREMIQAINEGVYTDISKEDIRAIREERLNKIIEQSTLSYRWNSIPYMETKVADYKTDNFVDGPGVRNVLYVTYCPFACEECYNESIQDYRNGFDYTDELQALIIADLGKAYIQGLSLLGGEPTLNAKTLLPLVEEVRQVYGETKDIWMWTGYLYETLNALPDTDERKQLLQAVDVVVDGQYIKEYRDEANPPVFRGSSNQRIIDVKQSVATNQVVELTEYYKP, encoded by the coding sequence TTGACGAGGATTACGAGAGAGATGATTCAAGCGATTAATGAAGGTGTCTATACTGATATTTCCAAAGAGGATATTCGGGCGATTCGCGAGGAGCGCTTGAATAAGATTATTGAGCAGAGCACCTTGAGTTATCGCTGGAATTCCATTCCTTATATGGAAACGAAGGTTGCCGATTACAAGACGGATAATTTCGTCGATGGACCCGGGGTGCGCAATGTTCTCTATGTGACTTATTGCCCTTTCGCATGCGAGGAATGTTACAATGAGTCTATCCAAGACTATCGGAATGGCTTTGACTATACGGATGAGCTTCAAGCGCTAATTATAGCAGACTTGGGGAAGGCTTATATTCAAGGTTTATCCTTGCTAGGCGGGGAGCCGACCTTGAATGCCAAGACCTTGTTGCCTTTGGTTGAAGAGGTGCGCCAGGTCTATGGTGAGACGAAAGATATTTGGATGTGGACCGGCTATCTCTATGAAACTTTGAATGCCTTGCCTGATACAGATGAGCGCAAACAGTTGCTTCAAGCGGTGGATGTGGTGGTCGATGGCCAGTATATTAAAGAGTACCGAGATGAAGCGAATCCACCCGTCTTTCGCGGCAGTTCCAACCAGCGTATCATTGACGTGAAGCAATCCGTTGCCACTAATCAGGTGGTGGAATTAACTGAGTATTATAAGCCATAA
- the nrdD gene encoding anaerobic ribonucleoside-triphosphate reductase, with protein sequence MMQVIKRNGAKTAFDEDKIIQAINKANNDINENLDQAGSEIASEIHILAEKSDGLSVYEIQGLVENKLMAKGYPQTSKNYTLYRLRKDMDRLGLPDIEGEVSKLIAKDPSVVHENANKDSNVFNTYRDLTAGSVAKAIGSKTWPEAVWEAHVNGDIHLHDSDFFPYSPMTNCNVTNYQDMLHNGFELNGTHMGTPGSIGVATRHLAMIIQSIASVQYGGQTIADADVLLAPFAEKNYQKHQAELAAHITDVETLEMVAFELTRKDIYKAMEGLEYDINSLSSSSGQTPFVSLGFGRGTNRFEREIQQAILKVRLHGLGESDDPNKNKTAIFPKLLFVIKDGVNLKPDDPNYDVKHLALECTAKRIYPDYLFEEKIIDITGSFKFPMGCRSFLQGWVDPETGEYLNEGRANAGVQTVNLPRIALESAGDFEKFWEIFDERLDLLHEAAAFRINFLRDNLKSSMAPILFEQGALTRTQAGENAFDKAFGNRRGTISLGYIGLHEVATIMYGTTEWHQIDGAKDFTVEILQRMKDKADQWGEAEGVHYSNYGTPSESLTDKFCRLDRAKFGDIEGVTDKEYYTNSFHFTTEQDITPFEKIDFEAAYPKLTSGGFISYVEAPSLVHNLKGMEAIIDYAYDKLGYLGVNSPIDKCFECGFNGDFKATEQGFECPSCGNSNPATSQVVKRLCGYLGEPNSRPIVRGRKKEIESRVKHM encoded by the coding sequence ATGATGCAAGTAATTAAGCGGAACGGGGCAAAGACTGCCTTCGACGAAGATAAAATTATCCAAGCGATAAATAAAGCGAATAACGATATTAACGAGAACTTGGATCAAGCAGGTTCAGAGATTGCTAGCGAAATTCATATTCTTGCCGAGAAATCTGATGGTTTATCCGTATATGAAATTCAAGGCTTGGTAGAGAATAAGTTGATGGCGAAGGGGTATCCGCAAACATCTAAGAACTATACCCTCTATCGCTTGCGTAAGGATATGGACCGTTTAGGTCTGCCGGACATCGAAGGGGAAGTCAGCAAGCTAATTGCCAAGGATCCTTCGGTGGTTCATGAGAATGCGAATAAGGACAGCAATGTCTTTAACACTTATCGGGATTTAACAGCGGGTTCTGTGGCCAAGGCTATTGGATCTAAGACTTGGCCGGAAGCAGTGTGGGAAGCCCATGTAAATGGCGATATTCACTTGCATGATTCGGACTTCTTCCCGTATTCGCCTATGACGAACTGTAATGTGACGAATTATCAAGATATGTTACACAATGGCTTTGAGTTGAATGGAACGCATATGGGTACGCCAGGCTCGATTGGGGTAGCCACGCGTCACTTGGCCATGATTATCCAAAGTATTGCTTCGGTGCAATATGGTGGGCAGACCATCGCAGATGCGGATGTGCTCTTGGCGCCTTTTGCGGAGAAGAACTACCAGAAGCATCAGGCTGAATTGGCGGCGCATATTACAGATGTAGAGACTTTGGAGATGGTCGCTTTTGAGTTGACTCGCAAGGATATTTATAAGGCGATGGAAGGTTTGGAGTATGATATTAATAGTTTAAGTTCCAGCTCAGGTCAGACGCCTTTTGTCAGTCTTGGTTTCGGCCGGGGGACGAACCGCTTCGAACGGGAAATTCAACAGGCGATTCTCAAGGTGCGCTTACATGGCTTGGGCGAAAGTGACGATCCTAATAAGAATAAGACGGCTATCTTCCCGAAATTATTATTTGTCATTAAAGATGGCGTGAATTTAAAGCCGGACGATCCAAATTATGATGTGAAGCACTTGGCCCTTGAGTGTACGGCTAAGCGTATTTATCCAGATTATCTTTTTGAAGAGAAGATTATCGATATTACGGGTAGCTTTAAGTTCCCTATGGGTTGTCGCTCTTTCTTGCAAGGTTGGGTGGACCCAGAGACAGGCGAATATTTGAATGAAGGTCGTGCCAATGCTGGGGTACAGACGGTGAACTTGCCGCGTATTGCCCTAGAATCGGCCGGGGACTTCGAGAAGTTCTGGGAAATCTTTGATGAGCGGCTGGATTTATTACATGAAGCGGCAGCTTTCCGTATCAATTTCTTGCGGGATAACTTAAAGTCCAGCATGGCACCGATCTTATTTGAACAAGGAGCTTTGACGCGTACGCAAGCGGGGGAGAATGCTTTTGACAAGGCTTTTGGTAATCGTCGGGGGACGATTTCTCTAGGTTACATTGGCTTGCACGAAGTGGCGACGATTATGTATGGTACGACAGAGTGGCATCAGATAGACGGAGCCAAGGACTTTACGGTTGAAATTCTGCAGCGGATGAAAGATAAGGCCGATCAGTGGGGCGAGGCTGAAGGGGTGCATTATTCCAACTACGGGACGCCTTCGGAAAGTTTGACGGATAAGTTCTGCCGTCTCGACCGGGCGAAATTCGGTGATATTGAAGGTGTGACGGATAAGGAGTACTACACTAACTCCTTCCACTTTACGACTGAGCAAGACATTACGCCTTTTGAGAAGATTGATTTCGAAGCGGCCTATCCTAAGTTAACCAGTGGTGGTTTTATTTCCTATGTGGAAGCGCCGAGCTTAGTCCATAACTTGAAAGGTATGGAGGCCATTATTGATTATGCCTATGATAAATTAGGTTATTTAGGCGTCAATTCGCCGATTGATAAGTGTTTCGAATGTGGCTTTAATGGAGACTTTAAAGCTACGGAACAAGGTTTTGAATGCCCGTCTTGTGGTAATAGTAATCCAGCAACCAGTCAAGTGGTGAAACGCCTTTGTGGTTACTTGGGTGAGCCGAATTCGCGTCCGATTGTTCGAGGGCGTAAGAAAGAAATTGAGTCACGGGTTAAGCATATGTAA